The Acomys russatus chromosome X, mAcoRus1.1, whole genome shotgun sequence genome segment aatgacattATTTTGTAAGCTAACCTCAACATATTTGTGTTGTTATCAAATAAGTCTTTACTTCTCTGacttattcatatattttatatattttgatgtCCTTATCATTGTGGCTATAGATACATCCAATGTTTtagcatgtttattttcattatttgagaTACATTTTGGAATAATAAGGATAAAATTGACTACATATCTAAAAGATTGGCTTTATTGTAGGAGGAATTGAATAGCATGAGCTCTAGATGAATTTAGAGGAGGAATATACCTTAGTTCATAAGAATATGAGAACTTTGTTGGCCACTTTTCATCCAGTTGAAATCAGTGAGCTCTGATATGGAGTTAATGCttatttttctccaaaattcatATGTGGAAACTGATTTCTTTGATTTTGGTAGAATGAAACTCAGCCAATGTCTTGTATATACTAGGCAAGTGCACTGTCAGTAAATAACTTCtccagtctttttattttaaaaattttcaatgtTTATAGATTGTCATGGTAatttacccagagaaaccttgagTGTGCTGAGTAGGTCAAGCAAGCTTCAATCCTATAATCCTTTTGTGTCAGCCTCCTAAGCAGCTTGATTCGAAGTCTATGCAACTATAACCAGCttacatggttaaaaaaaaacctttaatgaAAATAGTATTAAGGAAGGCTTTTGGAAGTAGATTGTGCTTGAATGTAGCCATGTGGGTGACGTACCTACATTGGAATTAACACCCAAGACTGAAAATTCTTTTGTCTCAATCTCTAAACCATGTGGCGGAGCATCAAGAATGAAGTAGTCTGCAATGGGGACTTTATGAGGTACAAAATATGCTAATACTTTAATCTTGGAGATATTAGCCTCCAGAACATCAGGAAATAAAAACTGTTACAGAAAtatcattaaataaaatgttttatgggATAATTATATTCCTGTGTATGTCTGCCATGATGACTAGAAAACATTTTGTGTTTAATAAATGGCAGATATAATTATTTTATCCAGTCCATTCAGCCCTATTATATGGTAGCTTTTTTCAACCAGGATAACCGTAAGaaaatcacagacacacagatagtaCTAAAAGATTCTAAAATGGGCTTTAGGAcacaaaattacatttttcttacaCTTTCATTTGTTATATAATTTGAATGTGGCAAATTATCTTACACAATCAAATCCTTCAGTATATTCCCCCTACCTGTCTACCCAGACTACCTTATGCtcatttttacttataaaatcTGGCCAACCATTTGAAATTTACAAACTACACTCAATTAGTCTTAGCCAGAATGCCTTTTCAATATAGTGAGCTGTGGTTTCTCCAGTTTGATAATAAGCTAAATATATTCAGCACTTAGAAAGAAATAAGATGTCCCTGGTTCCCtagaggaaaggatttgttttgtAAAGAAATTTTTCATAGAATGAGAGTATAAATGAAAACTTTCACATAGACCCTTTTAATGTCTTACTGCTTTCATCAATGACAGAGTAGTGTATAATATTTGACCTTGATTATAGGTCTTTTCTTACAGTTCAGTTTTCCATTTAAAGATCTTTTCTCTCAACACTGGAATGCGTAGTCCTGAAGTCTGGCCTCTGTTAACCAGTTGCTCACCATGGTGCATAATTTCTAATTATATTACATTGTATTGCTTTGAAATTTCCCAAAATTCAAACTGTTTTGCCTTAAGAAATTTAACCTTCAAACTGTTTCTTCCCACTCCCGTGAAAGTTACAGAGGGacatctaaatatttttcttctagcTTCTGTTTCTAAAATTCTATGGGCAGAAACTAGACTTACTTCTCTGTATCTCAAAAAGCAGATACAGAGTTGATACTTGGCCTTATAAAGTATACTGAATGGCCAaatgcagtggtacacacctgtaatccccaacATTCAGGGAGACTGAGTCAggcatatctctatgagttcaaggtcagctttgtctacaaagcgagtccaggacagccaaagctacacaaagaaaccctgtctaaaaataaaaatagggccTAATTTCTTAAGATGTAATGCctcttaatatttaataatttaaaccTGTCATtgtataaaacatttaattttatgtaacaaAAGACGAAAACAGACGAGTTAAATCCTCATTGGACATTATTTATTAATTGATATTTCATTCCCctattatttgtgtttttctttcttgtttctaagAAAAACTCAATTGTGACGTTGTATTTATTTGCTGGAAGGTAAAGTCTCATAATTTACAGAGGTGTAAGAACCCTCTGGATTTGGTGATGGTTTGGCCCTGGCTATTGCTTTAGTGCCAGGACTGGATCCAGCATTTTCCTTGGACTGCTGAGCTTCTTCTCTCAAAGCTGATGCACATGCTACTGAGAAAATACTAGGTTCAGTGAGAGTGCCTTTAGACATAAAATCCAGGACTTTCATCTTGGTAGATTGAGTATAAGCTTTTGGACCCCATAGGAACTCGTAGCGTGGAGGATCACTGTTGGGTATCTGCTGGTACTCCAAATACTTCAGTTTCACAAAATCTTGAGTGATGAGCTTCCGTGGCTCTCTGTATATGAAATGCTTCCTCCCTGGGTACACTTGCATAATACTCAGGAATTTCCAGACCTCCTCCTCAGCAAGAGAGGTACCTTTCATGAAAATCAGAGCCAGGAGAGTCATAAGAAGACCAGTTTTTGGTAAACCCCTGCCAGGACAAACCCTTCCTTTATTGGGGAGTTTTAACTTGCTGACTACGTCATAAAAGTGATTATCTGAGTCAATTTCGACTACATCAACTGAAAACGCAATTTCAATATTTTCAGAAGCTCTCTTTAATATCTCATCAAATTTGTATTGGTACTTTGGGTTGATAACATTTAGTAAATCTTTTCTGGTAATAGGttgcttcattttatatttgtagaGTACAATCTGCTCCACTAAAGACACATACATTTCTAGGCAACTTTTGCACGCATTATCATAGCAGGGTTGATATTCTGAGGAAACTAAGTTCCTTCCACAACAGCAGTAATTGCCCTTATCCAATGCTTTATCATCATCAGAAATAGC includes the following:
- the LOC127185235 gene encoding LOW QUALITY PROTEIN: melanoma-associated antigen B5-like (The sequence of the model RefSeq protein was modified relative to this genomic sequence to represent the inferred CDS: inserted 2 bases in 1 codon; substituted 1 base at 1 genomic stop codon) is translated as MPRSQKNKHRRKNKSHNQKKGPHEGDDSQDNKGAQKSVAVEEKPPSSSSAVIEQIPKKLPASESSSDTEWPSCIPSPVAISDDDKALDKGNYCCCGRNLVSSEYQPCYDNACKSCLEMYVSLVEQIVLYKYKMKQPITRKDLLNVINPKYQYKFDEILKRASENIEIAFSVDVVEIDSDNHFYDVVSKLKLPNKGRVCPGRGLPKTGLLMTLLALIFMKGTSLAEEEVWKFLSIMQVYPGRKHFIYREPRKLITQDFVKLKYLEYQQIPNSDPPRYEFLWGPKAYTQSTKMKVLDFMSKGTLTEPSIFSVACASALREEAQQSKXKMLDPVLALKQXPGPNHHQIQRVLTPL